A stretch of DNA from Pseudomonas sp. HN11:
GGTCAGGTTGCCCTTCAACTCCTGGAACGGCGTGTCCTTGCCTTGCGGCGTGCTGCTCAAGGTCTTGCGGTTGAGCAGGGCGATGCCGGTGCACAGTTGCTGTTCAAGGTTGGCGTTGAGCAGCACGCCGTTGTTGATCACAAAGCTGGCAGTGCCGTTGAGGCTGTCGATCAAGGCTTTCTGGCTATTGCCACGGCCCGTGAGGTTGCTGTCGAGGGTGATCTGGCCCTTCACCGGTGGGTTTTGCCCCTGGGCTTGCAGGATGCGTTCAACCGGCACTTGCTTGATATGGCTTTGCAGTGCGAGCACCGGAATATCCTGGCGCACGTCGAGCGTGCCATTGGCCTGAAAGGTGCCGTTGTAGAGTCCGCCGCTCAGGGTGTCGAGCTTGAGCTGGCCATCGATGCCGGACGCCTTGAGCGCCGCATTCTGGATCGGCAGCTTGCTCAGGGTCAGTTGGCCGAAAGCCAGGTCGGCGTTCACATCCAGCGTGCGCAGGCGCGCCAGCGGCAGCAGTTTGTCGCTGCTCCAGGCGCCTTTGGTCGGCGTGTCGGGCAGCGGTGTGGTGCCACCGGCCGCCATGGCGCCGGCTTCGCTGTTCTGTACTTCGGCCTGGCGTGCAGCTGTTGCACCCTTGGCGGATTCGGACTTGGCCGGCAGGTAGTTGTCGGCGTTGAACGTGTCGCCCTTGAGTTGAACGCGTAGAGATTGCTTGGCGAAATCCTCCACGGCCACGCGACCGGTGAAGGTGCTGCCGTCGAGTTTCAGGTTCAAGTCTTCCAGCGCCACGCTGGTCGGCGTGCCCTTGAGACGGCTGACCAGCTCGACCTTGCTCAGGCTGCCCTCGGCCAGTGGCGGCAGCGGGTGGCCGACACTGTCGAGGAACTTGGCCAGGTCAAACTGGGCAATGGACAGCGCGCCGCTGATTTGCGGGGTCTTGTCCAGGTCGTTGACCTTCAGCTCGCCCAACGCCCGCAACTGGTTGGCCGACAGCTTCATGTTGGTCCACTCGGCGATATTCGCCGCTTGGTCAACCAGCAGTTGACCCTGAGTGGAGAACGTCACGGTCTTGCCTTGCAGCGGCTCTCCTGTGGCTTCACCGGTGATCTTCATGTCTTCAAGTTGGTAACGCTTGAGCGCACGCTGGATGCGCAGGTTGCCGTTGAGTTCGGTCTTGACGCGCATCACCGGCTGGTTGCTGCCGAAGAACGCGGTGAGTTTCACCGGAATGCTGGCGCCTTCGTGCACGGCACCGGCGCTCAGTTGGATGCTTTCGGCGCTGAACTGCTTGCCGGTCTGCTCGTCGTTGTATTCGACGCGGGCGTTGTTGACCGTCAGGCTATCGATGTCCAGACGGATGGGTTTCGAGGGTTTTTCCGGTTCGGGTTCGGCAGGCTTCTCGACCGAGCCGGGGCTGCCGGCGGTCGCCTCGGTCACGTTCTTGCCGATGTCTTCCCAGTTGCCATGGCCTTGCTTGTCGCGGGTGAGGCGCAGGTTCAGGCCTTCGACGCGTACATCGCTCATCTGCACCTCGCGGCGCAGCAGTGGCAACACGCGCACTGACAGGCCGAGCATCTGCAGGTCGGCGAACGGCTGTGTCGGCGCGGTCAGGGTCGCCACGCTGGCTTCGTGCAATTCAAGGCCGAGCCAGGGGAACAGGCTCCAGCCGATATCGCCATTGAGCGTCAGCTCGATGTGGGCCTTGTCGCGGGCGATCTGGCGAATCTCGTCTTTATAGTCGTTGGGATCGAAGAGATGGGTCAGGGCAAAGCCTAGAGCCACAATGATCAGCAACAGCCCGAGAAGTACCAGACCCAGGATTTTGCCGAACGCTTTCATGGGCGAGTCCTTGTATGTCGATTTCAAAATTTAGCCGCAGAGTATAACGCCCGAAGGCGTGCGTCAGTGCCCCGATCGTTACATTGTATCCAGGGGCGGGGAAACGGGTTTTTGGCGCCAAACAAAACAGATTTCCTGAAAAAGGTGATATCAGTTTGGTTTTTCTGTCATCCACAGGTGCTAATCTGCGCAGGTTCGTCCGCCTTCTGCGACTTAAGGTCGCGCTTAAAAGGGAGCTTCACTCAACAAAACGGCCACGCTTTGCGTGCAAGGCCGAGGGAGAGAGCGCCTGACGGACACATACTAACAACTGGGGGAAACACCAATGAGCACTAGCACTGTGGCAGGTTCAACTGCCGCAAAGCCTGCGTTCCTGTCCAAGGAACGTATTATCGCCAAGCCCGGCTTCAACCGCTGGCTGGTTCCACCGGCCGCCCTGGCCATC
This window harbors:
- a CDS encoding AsmA family protein; the encoded protein is MKAFGKILGLVLLGLLLIIVALGFALTHLFDPNDYKDEIRQIARDKAHIELTLNGDIGWSLFPWLGLELHEASVATLTAPTQPFADLQMLGLSVRVLPLLRREVQMSDVRVEGLNLRLTRDKQGHGNWEDIGKNVTEATAGSPGSVEKPAEPEPEKPSKPIRLDIDSLTVNNARVEYNDEQTGKQFSAESIQLSAGAVHEGASIPVKLTAFFGSNQPVMRVKTELNGNLRIQRALKRYQLEDMKITGEATGEPLQGKTVTFSTQGQLLVDQAANIAEWTNMKLSANQLRALGELKVNDLDKTPQISGALSIAQFDLAKFLDSVGHPLPPLAEGSLSKVELVSRLKGTPTSVALEDLNLKLDGSTFTGRVAVEDFAKQSLRVQLKGDTFNADNYLPAKSESAKGATAARQAEVQNSEAGAMAAGGTTPLPDTPTKGAWSSDKLLPLARLRTLDVNADLAFGQLTLSKLPIQNAALKASGIDGQLKLDTLSGGLYNGTFQANGTLDVRQDIPVLALQSHIKQVPVERILQAQGQNPPVKGQITLDSNLTGRGNSQKALIDSLNGTASFVINNGVLLNANLEQQLCTGIALLNRKTLSSTPQGKDTPFQELKGNLTFRNGVASNPDLKVRIPGLTVNGNGDIDLRVLGMDYRVGIIVEGDQRETPDPACQVGSNFQGIEVPLRCRGPLELGAKACRLDKDGLGQVAIKAAGNRLNEKLEEKLDKVNPQLKDALKGLFKR